The nucleotide sequence ctttaatatgcaaaaaagtagtaaaataattttatctagaGTAATTAATGGTCCAAAACTCAAAAAAACCATCCGTTTTCattatcatgttttttgggcgaaatttcacgtttttccgcCTATTGTAGATGGAGACTacagtgaaatttcatgaaatttgccatctatagcaccaggtgagaaaaggtaaagaccgcatGGAGGCGGTCATTTCTGTTTATGGCAttaaaagactgaaatatttttattgaaaaatagggaacaaatagtaaaataaattaattttaaacgttttttgtGGATGAATTAtgtatgattatctaaaaaatgataatttttaggaaaaaaatatttagaatgtttagaattagacgttaatgaagctcaaggtatggcaataagactgatttttaccgaataggtAACAGGTCAGCTATAAAAACGtcaccttcttgtataatttgaaggtcctttgaaatacattgctcatcttctggttttatttcacgaactggggcattaaaggacgaattagaGAATTCAGcttcactgttgaagtctgtttctttatcaatttcgctcAATTCGCAAAAATCgaacattttactcattctggacagtcttcgtgtaatctcaattgttttccatgattaaaattcgtcagttaaatcaacatttgtcgtaacttccttttaacaacttttcaggagacgaaattttcagttcagcattatttttcttaaaaatgagccccgaatgcgatacttttgagtcaaaataataaaagtggcactaataaactgtaagttaactcgagaaaatcttaataaaatgatttaaaagctgagatattgagatatatgttagaagaaacataataagattttatcgtaacttacatcgtttataaagccataacttccaatgtatggagatcttaaaagttacgacaatttttaaaaatgcatttatatcaatttaaattattcttgTGATAAAGAGCGCCttcatttgactaaattaggAAATTATATTGTTATCCCTACCccaaaaagcttttatttcataagttttattggaTAAATTTTGCGCGCTGTGTCGCttcttttgttttgaattaatgacagatgggcaggattttttcttacttttttttctcacaaatattgaattaaaatgattcaatgttgcattattcgcactgtctttggatatttggaagagtttgtgaacattttagtgagaaatattacatttttgctgcaaattacaagccacgcaaacgagcaaaagaagttacgacaaatgctgattaaaCTGACGATATATTGCAAAACAATAATATCTTTTACCAGAACaagcaaaacaattaaataaaaggttcggtaatttttgaaaattttacgtcTAAAGTCTGAaccgataagaccgcccacaggcgatcttcctttttttttcttcttaaactcatacttttagttttttcacatttaccaattgaaatatacaaactagaataaCATATCTCCCAGGAAATAAAATCCTTACCACTTACAACTACGGTTACCGTGCACAGAGACGGAAAAGTGCAAGAAACTGCCCGAACgcgttcaaatattttgaatttcaaatgatgattttccgttggagggtgaagtgttcaattttatgaaatggTTTTGCATTTCTAAATCATCGAGAATCACAGAATTCTCcatcaagaatattttttgtaggatttATATCCTAGCTACTTTACTTTGAGACAAAATATTCAGCAAGATTGTCAGAAAATgtgaataatattgaaaatatctcgTCAAAAACAAGTAACATCCAAAATTGCAATTCAGAAACAGTAATTGAGACTAAtatcacaattattttatataaggaATCACCAAATAcgccaatttatatttttctgctTTATGTATCAATCTCTACCTTTTATATCAACGCAACGGTTCCATttcatactattctatctcagaatgccaacatttcaggagagtcatttgaagttggcgatttcctatgccgcccgtgtaatttttttttcgaaaaaattgaatatctcgttacccgaacaccggctgaccaccaaattttcaccatttgtagatCTCGGGCCCAGGAATAACATATCtgtcggagtaatataattccaAGTCgccttagaatagtatggaatggagccgtcgatatacaTAAGATTACTGCttaatattgcgaaattcttttaaaaaaaattgattctaTGCGCTGGAGGGACTTATTTTGACGTAttcttctaaaatttaattaatgttgaggtaaaatattgaaaacttaacaaaaataatttaaaaaataaacattttgtaTCGTAATACGTAATTTGATTGAACTTCATTGAAATTCAACTGCAATAATGGCCATCGAGGCAAAAAGCTATCTTCCTCGAGATAGATTTTTGCTTctggaaaattctgaaaattttgtttggagtgtttttgagcaaataatatatgaaaaaaagttGTAAGATCTACTATAGtgattgaaaaattgattttaagagCAAATTTGAAAACGaataatgatattacaataaattttgtaaagtgtggaatttttttaagagtttctggattgaataaaatattcatcataACATTTCAGAGGAGGTTTAAATTATTGGAAAACCAGATTCaaaccatttttttcaataagtcccataatttaaaaaaaaaactgtaaaggacaaaataatttaaattaagaaatacaaaaaaatagtaaGACCTGTCGAAGTTTAGTGATTAGAGGTATAACCAGAACCGTATAatctatttattaaatatattattttaaagacTTTGTCACGATAATAACTGAGTATAAAAGACAACACCTAAGTCGTGAGATAAAATATTTGAagcagaaaattttaaatacgcaTGAGTTTCATATTAAGTTATTTAATCTCCATATTCTAAGTGACTCTTATTATTTGATGCAAAAATATAAACTGcaattaatcaataggtcctatcagcaaagatatccatgaccagtcgttgatttatccactttagCAGGTCTTTGACGAGATATTTTCAGTATAACAACGTTTGTAATCATTTccctagatttttttaaaatcattttccatgaaatgtattaatagataatattaataagattaataatatccttgtggtataagaaagccactttaataaaataaagtatgtgaaatatcttctaaatacgcattccgttatttatattcggaaaaaaaacacaatttgaatttcaaaacttcggagcatttttgtgttgcgcttgaagtccaccaaAGGCGCATAGAGCGATAGAGcagatggtaaaaattttacagttcaatatgggaatttccatccggaattaaatagggtaagtgtgccaaatttcggcatatttgcatgcaagcgccaaagtctcaagtttgaaataaaatatatttaatagaaattgattttttttcattccttctactttaggagtgttgcttagaacattgtagacagtttatcgtctttatttactttaaaatcacttttaatacattttaaaatgaataaaaatttagacatagctttggtgccctatttcggccaccttcactctcatagttccttgcccttcgggaattcttccaatgtctttttcacttcatctcgtttgtcaaagctacattttttgttattcttttgcattgtataatctctagagtacgtaaaatctaaaagttcatggaaattcgaggaacaaaataggtggccgaaattgcaagctggccggaatttggcacacttaccctatttcgtGGGAATTTCGTCTGTTTGCACGGTTAggagcttttttttaaagttaactCTGAATTTGTGAATAGCTAcgcacatttattttttaatcagcTAAACAAATCAGCCGAATCTCTAAATgtctaaattaattgaaattttttaaacataaatttttGATATACATTTCACATGTAATATATGTTCGTGGTGACTATGCAATTCAAAATGCAACTGGGTTGCCCACTGGGTTCCAGAATTTTCTGCACTAGATGGCGTTGGACTCAATTGTCAAAAATGTTTGCCACGcgcttgtgatttttttttcaatttttgaggaAATCTGCAATTTCTAGGTGAAAATGTCCCTTGGTTTGACTCCTGGTATCTCAATTGAGTCTCTAGGACTCACAGGTAAGCCTCCTTTAAGGAATTTCGTAGACAAAGTGGTAATTTATTCTGTTTTCCAGGCAAACTCTTCTCTGATGACCTTCCCAAGAAATCAAAACAAACCCCGAAGAAGGATGAACTCGATGACTTCTGCGCCTTTATGGGCATCGAGAGTGCCCTGTGTTCCACCAAGAGTCCCGTGGACACTCAGAGTCGAGATCTGCTGAAGATTGATGTAGAAAAGGAGCTGCTGAAGACGGGAAATCAGGAAATTCTGCAGAGACACTCCCGGAGCCAAAAGAAGAAGCTGaacaaggtttgtgatttttcagGGATTTTTGGGATTGGGGAGAAAGGGAATGGGGAATCAAATGATGAGATATTTGACAGCCTATCGCTTGGATCCTCTCTTGACTCATTCCCCGAGGAAAAACCATCGCCAGTCGAAATCTTAGCGCGACTTTTTAGATTCCAAGAGTCGCGTTGTAAAGTCGGCCGGACAGGAAGCTCCTCCCTGTCTTGAACTGAAGGACAGAAGCGATTTTCCGGACAGGGAGGGACATGCAAAATTTAATGATGGTACTTGGGGATAGAGGATCTGACTCGAGAAATGAGGACTCCTTTAGTAATCTGATGAATCCGGGaattgggaattttttttttgagggggATTTATTTGGGAGAATTGAAGGGGGATATTTTTGCAGGAAATGAGGGAGAAGCAGAAGGGCAAGGAATGGTTTAATTTGCCAGCAACGGAAGTAACTGATGAGATCAAGAATGATCTGAAAGTCCTGCAAATGCGATCAGTTCTCGATCCCAAACATTTCTACAAGAAGAATGACCTCAAAGTCCTGCCCAAGTACTTCCAAGTTGGCCAGTATCTGGACTCTCCGCTGGACTATCATCAGGAGAAGCACGTGAAGAAGAGCAAGAAGAGGAGCATCGTCGATGATCTGCTCAAAGATGCAGAATTCCAGAAGAGGATCAAGCGGAAATACAAAGAGATTGCAGCCAAAGAGAAGCCCTTCTACAGGAACAAGAAGTCCGGGGAGAGCAAAAAGTTCAGGaaggagaagaaaaagaagaaataaagatttatttttcCAGTTTTTTCAATAATCTCTTTGCCAGTCTCCCAAAACATTTTGCATAGTCAGATTCCGGGTCCTCTATCGTCACGGGGATCCCAGTATCGCTTCCTGTCATGACATTTGGGTCTATTTGAATCCTCTCCAGGATTTCCACTCCCATTTCTTCAGCTACTTTGTCAGTTTCCTGCCCGAAAATCGAGATTTCTTCCCCGCAATTTTTGCACTTGACTGAAGACATGTTCTCCACAATGCCCAAAATCGGGACATTGAGGATCCGGAACATTTCAGCACCTCTCTGGGTAACTCTCAGGGCAGCTAGCTGAGGGGTAGAGACCAGCAAAACTCCGCTAATGGGAACATTCTGCATGAGAGACAAATGAATGTCTCCAGTGCCTGGAGGAGTGTCCACAACCAAAACATCCAGAGGCTCCCATACCGTCCCCTTTAGCAGACGCTCAGTGGCTGACATCACCAGAGGACCCCTCCAGATTGCCGGTTTCATCTCTGTCAGAAGCCCCAGGGACAAACACTTGACATTGTAGTTCACAGGAGGGATTATCCGATTGTCATCATCCACAAGAGGCGTCTCCTGCAAGTTCATCATGAGCGGAATTGAGGGACCAAAGAGATCAGCATCCAGGAGACCAACTCTCTGACCATTCTGCGCCAGACTCACTGCCAAGTTCACGGAAGTCGTGGATTTGCCAACTCCTCCCTTTCCGGACGCTACCAAAATGATGTCTTTCACTCCCGGCAGAGGTTTCTTCTTCGGCAGACTCCTGGCCATCAAATCAGCCTGACGGCCAGTGATTTTGCCGGAGAAGAATCTCTGGAACACGTTTATCCCTTTTAACGCTCGAACTGATCCCATGTTTATGTTTACACTTTAcagtaacataacctcaatttaacAGCTGATGCGGCTGTTGCCGAGGGGTCAACAACTTTCCTTGAGATTGAGAttattgaaaatccaaaaaataatcTCATCCGatccatttattaatttttttaatattagcggtgaaaagaaataaattaaatcttttaaaaaggtgaaaatttcaaaacaataaaatacactggactcttcgttatccctttaacgacgagacactttttacggacgtCAAATCAACaataatcaacaataaaaattaaactgagaaacataatcaatgataagtcttacatctaaccttggaaagtccaacagagtctgatttggtgtattttgtgcttctatgaacgatagggacaaaaatagcccaaaaattcaagtaatttttctgacaataccaatgaataatatttttcgctttaatgaaaaatattacgtatgagtattgtacttGTTATTACCAAAaggggtttgcttaaaaaaaattggaagtataaaaaataaataaaatcaaatttgaatttgagaatttaaaaattcgccatttttgagtttaaatatttactacatagcaactagctagagacttgcaaaaaatattctagattccttcaaccttctactttacaattatgaacagacataagaaaaaaataactttagagggttatccggctgacgtggggacaaaatgacattttggttttttgaatctggtcaacgtttttttatattttctgctgtgggaatttgttttctgtcgaaaaacaacagaattttctttgtggtgtgtttatgtttcattttgtagcacgattgtgtgtcaaaaactttgatagaatgaaaataacacattaattcaATCTGGACAAACTGCATGCTTCGTATAAGAAAtcgttttgaattattttcttggtaactatttttctcatttttaattttcttaattttattttttctgcctCATATTATATAGGGTGTCCCATAAAttacgcaagatttaaattaaataaaaaaacacatttttttctcaattatatttttttataaattgaaaaataaagtaactaaaatagggtttatgtattaaatatcgAATTTAGTAATTAACGTCCATAGCTTTGCTGGCACATGAATCCTTTCGTCGAAGGTTTTCATTAAGTTTTTGGACAAATGTGGCTAAATTTCGATAAATTAGTGTTAAAACTCAACTTTTAATGTACAGAGGTGGATGTAGGCATGTTTTCTTTAGGTTTGTGACTTCGAATAAccgaataaaaaaagtaatggtCTTAATAAATTACATGGTCTAACGGACCAATTCTGATCACCAAAAGAGAAAATCATAATCAGGAAATGTCTTACGAAGAAATTGCATCATTTCATAGGCTATATGACATGTCACACTATCCTGCTAAAGCCACATGTCTTCAAGATTaatgaattcataattaattaattattaatgaaCAAATCCTCCAATttagtatttctggtacattgactgaatgagttaattgtaaatttcatgaaagccccttaataatgcaaaataacattaCAAGTGGGAtaaagcatggcaaatttgagcctatttgcttcattcgataatcatcgAACTCGAAAAAtgccaacaaacttttttcaaatttaactactGCCCGAAATTAAAGAATAGCCCGacgttaaaggagccgaattagcgagagtctacgtctactgtaaatttatattatgcggttttcagactagaggtttaacccagttcccgaaagtcccAATCTCAAGATCCTAAAGAGAGAGCAATTTCACTGCTCTTTGAGAGCCTaaggttatttatctttaataatccagtcCTATGTTAAATTATCTAGTTAAGCCTTATTAAGTTAAGTTAATTAAGTTAAGTACATGTCAtggataacaaaaaaaaattactcgtGAACCAtagatttttctttgaaaaaaaaaaaaagaaatattggcTGACTACCTTACCGAACTTACCCGAAAGGAAGCTAAAATTCGAAATTAGTCGAATTATGTTTTCGTTTATTATACCTGTTCTGCTGtgctctttttaattttttaaaatgtattttaaaattataacattgttaaaatttaaaattataaaatattaattaatcaaAAGATTTATCATCATTCTCAAAggtctttaattttatataataagcAGGATCCTAAATTTTAAGAGTCTTCAAAATGAATTGTCTTTTACTCAGCGATTTTAGTTTCCAAAAtccaaatcaaaatttattctttattagaaaataattgaaaagtaATATGATGTATGGTAAGCATAATTTAAAGTCTGaattacagtaggtgtcaaaagtttgttgcctcatgtgtgttcgggaaaccaggtgcaaaaaaacCAGGTCCAgatatactgccggaatgaatcttcgtcgtcaattattgtttaattttatggaaaatctctacagaatatatataaaatcttcaaaatatatGGTTATAAGGCACAAccacatctgaaaaacgctactggcagacctagggtttGGACTTAGGGGGCCGATAATTGATAATTCATAAACTCAACattttcatc is from Phlebotomus papatasi isolate M1 chromosome 1, Ppap_2.1, whole genome shotgun sequence and encodes:
- the LOC129798720 gene encoding deoxynucleotidyltransferase terminal-interacting protein 2, with the protein product MSLGLTPGISIESLGLTGKLFSDDLPKKSKQTPKKDELDDFCAFMGIESALCSTKSPVDTQSRDLLKIDVEKELLKTGNQEILQRHSRSQKKKLNKEMREKQKGKEWFNLPATEVTDEIKNDLKVLQMRSVLDPKHFYKKNDLKVLPKYFQVGQYLDSPLDYHQEKHVKKSKKRSIVDDLLKDAEFQKRIKRKYKEIAAKEKPFYRNKKSGESKKFRKEKKKKK
- the LOC129798715 gene encoding iron-sulfur protein NUBPL, producing MGSVRALKGINVFQRFFSGKITGRQADLMARSLPKKKPLPGVKDIILVASGKGGVGKSTTSVNLAVSLAQNGQRVGLLDADLFGPSIPLMMNLQETPLVDDDNRIIPPVNYNVKCLSLGLLTEMKPAIWRGPLVMSATERLLKGTVWEPLDVLVVDTPPGTGDIHLSLMQNVPISGVLLVSTPQLAALRVTQRGAEMFRILNVPILGIVENMSSVKCKNCGEEISIFGQETDKVAEEMGVEILERIQIDPNVMTGSDTGIPVTIEDPESDYAKCFGRLAKRLLKKLEK